A single region of the Halorussus gelatinilyticus genome encodes:
- a CDS encoding DUF7859 family protein, with product MDLSFIFNNPLVVGFLVILLGFVLYMYLFLRRTVTGFREGVQNGRR from the coding sequence ATGGACCTCAGTTTCATCTTTAATAATCCACTCGTCGTCGGCTTCCTCGTCATCCTGCTCGGGTTCGTCCTCTACATGTACCTGTTCCTCCGGCGAACCGTCACCGGATTCCGCGAGGGCGTCCAGAACGGCCGTCGATAA
- a CDS encoding ArsR/SmtB family transcription factor, which yields MADLLPSTSDATAPQSAEPRVIGVDSDDAEELLGALSSGTARELLAALHEDPATPSDLAETIDTSLQNAQYHLKKLENADVIQVVDTVYSEKGREMKVYAPADQPLVVFAGDEEKTTGLKSALSRLLGAFGALGLLSVAIQEFYGDGVGALLGGTGGDAMSETGGGGGGGMTVQSTDTAGQAADAAANALPPGLVFFAGGALVLALGFAWWYYSNSGE from the coding sequence ATGGCTGACCTGCTGCCCTCCACCTCGGACGCGACCGCCCCCCAATCCGCCGAACCGCGGGTCATCGGCGTCGATAGCGACGACGCCGAGGAGTTGCTCGGCGCGCTCTCCTCGGGGACCGCACGAGAACTGCTGGCCGCCCTCCACGAGGACCCCGCGACGCCCTCGGACCTCGCCGAGACCATCGACACGTCGCTCCAGAACGCCCAGTACCACCTCAAGAAACTGGAGAACGCGGACGTGATTCAGGTCGTGGACACCGTCTACTCGGAGAAGGGCCGCGAGATGAAGGTGTACGCGCCCGCCGACCAACCACTGGTCGTCTTCGCGGGCGACGAGGAGAAGACGACCGGACTGAAGTCCGCGCTCTCGCGCTTGCTCGGCGCGTTCGGCGCGCTCGGCCTCCTCAGCGTCGCCATACAGGAGTTCTACGGCGACGGCGTCGGCGCGCTGCTGGGCGGCACGGGCGGCGACGCGATGTCCGAGACGGGCGGCGGAGGCGGCGGTGGGATGACGGTCCAGTCCACCGACACCGCCGGGCAGGCCGCCGACGCCGCGGCGAACGCCCTCCCGCCGGGACTGGTCTTCTTCGCCGGGGGCGCGCTGGTCCTCGCGCTCGGGTTCGCGTGGTGGTACTACTCGAACAGCGGCGAGTAA
- a CDS encoding metallophosphoesterase — translation MITVLSDTHSRSGNELEGRAKRAVEESDAVVHAGDFVNAAALDAFEAVADRLYAVYGNNATPEVRDRLPPERTFEIEGVRFVLTHGDDRGATGLSLLGRQQAADAVVFGHSHRHAATDAEDVLLLNPGSHADPRGGTPTHAELRVADGEERTDARLVGEIRHRDGSVVETFEIE, via the coding sequence ATGATTACCGTCCTCTCGGACACTCACAGTCGGTCGGGCAACGAACTCGAAGGCCGCGCGAAGCGAGCGGTCGAGGAGAGCGACGCGGTCGTCCACGCCGGGGACTTCGTGAACGCGGCCGCGCTCGACGCCTTCGAGGCGGTCGCGGACCGACTCTACGCCGTCTACGGCAACAACGCCACGCCCGAGGTCCGCGACCGACTCCCGCCCGAGCGCACCTTCGAAATCGAGGGCGTCAGGTTCGTCCTGACCCACGGCGACGACCGGGGCGCGACCGGTCTCTCGCTACTGGGCCGCCAGCAGGCCGCCGACGCGGTGGTGTTCGGCCACTCGCACCGTCACGCGGCCACCGACGCCGAGGACGTCCTCCTGCTCAATCCCGGCAGTCACGCCGACCCGCGCGGCGGGACTCCGACCCACGCGGAACTCCGGGTAGCGGACGGCGAGGAGCGAACCGACGCGAGGCTCGTCGGCGAGATTCGACACCGAGACGGCTCTGTCGTGGAGACGTTCGAAATCGAGTAA
- a CDS encoding cation diffusion facilitator family transporter encodes MAESKSVVIAALIANGVIAVLKFLGFLLTGSAAMLSETYHSISDTGNQVFLLIGIRYSSKEASRAHPFGYGKAQFFYSFLVSVLLFGIAGWESAKHGYDAIMHPHVPEQGAATLLGYTFPGVWVNYGVLIAAILFEGWALKKAYAGMKKDIEQHDWSGLVEAFKKTTNVTTLTAFTEDTIALAGAGIALVGIYLSRVTGNPIYDAVSALLIGIMLMGFAVALAWENKRLLLGESLPESEEERLRSVIEGWDGVVNIVDFRTVVFGPEDAILTADIAFEKGIATAEMDQKITDLEDALMEQNGSVSKVYIEPETRWRSQQEAAE; translated from the coding sequence ATGGCCGAAAGCAAATCCGTCGTTATCGCCGCGCTCATCGCCAACGGGGTGATAGCCGTGCTGAAGTTCCTCGGCTTCCTGCTGACCGGGAGCGCGGCGATGCTCTCGGAGACGTACCACTCCATCTCGGACACCGGCAATCAGGTGTTCCTACTCATCGGTATCCGATACAGCAGCAAGGAGGCGAGTCGGGCCCACCCGTTCGGCTACGGGAAGGCGCAGTTCTTCTACAGCTTTCTGGTGAGCGTCCTGCTGTTCGGCATCGCCGGGTGGGAGTCGGCCAAGCACGGGTACGACGCCATCATGCATCCCCACGTCCCCGAACAGGGCGCGGCCACGTTACTCGGATACACGTTCCCCGGCGTCTGGGTCAACTACGGCGTGCTCATCGCGGCGATTCTGTTCGAGGGCTGGGCGTTGAAGAAGGCGTACGCCGGCATGAAGAAGGACATCGAGCAGCACGACTGGAGCGGTCTGGTGGAGGCGTTCAAGAAGACCACCAACGTGACGACGCTGACCGCGTTCACCGAGGACACCATCGCGCTCGCCGGCGCGGGCATCGCGCTGGTGGGAATCTACCTCTCCAGAGTCACCGGGAACCCGATTTACGACGCGGTGTCCGCGCTGCTCATCGGAATCATGCTGATGGGATTCGCGGTGGCGCTCGCGTGGGAGAACAAGCGCCTCCTGCTAGGCGAGAGTCTGCCGGAGTCCGAGGAGGAGCGACTCCGGAGCGTCATCGAGGGATGGGACGGCGTGGTGAACATCGTGGACTTCCGGACCGTGGTCTTCGGGCCGGAGGACGCGATTCTCACCGCCGACATCGCCTTCGAGAAGGGCATCGCTACGGCCGAGATGGACCAGAAAATCACCGACCTGGAGGACGCGCTGATGGAGCAGAACGGGAGCGTGTCGAAAGTGTACATCGAACCCGAGACGCGGTGGCGGAGTCAGCAGGAGGCGGCGGAGTAG